The DNA window CGGTTTTTTTCTGCTAAACGGAACGGAGACAGTGACGAATGGAGGTTCTCCAGCTGGAGTGAAAGCTATCACGGAGAGACTGAGAAACACAacagtgtcagttgcaccacCGGATCGATCGCCAAGCAAAGGAAGATCACCGTTGAAGTTTTCCCTCGAAGAGACACGGTGTCGGTATTCGTCAAGGAGGTGGAAATGTTACGGAGGACCGAAAGGTCTCAATGGGTTGGCTTAGATGGTACAGGAAGGCTATGCAAGTCAGGCAGATGGAAGGATGGGCCCATCATACGTGAGTAGTAGTAATAGCTAGGAAGTTAAAACATTAATGGTTAAGCAGGAGGGTGTTGAATAAATGTGATAAGTGCAGATTTGGGTTCATGTTTTGTTAGTTGCGTTCATGAGTTTCGGCCTGTAGACCGGGCACCCAAAGCATCCCAGCTTAGGGGAAGTAAACCGAATAAGGCTCACAAAAACTATTATCGCTCCCCGAAGAAAGCTCAATGTTGGGGATCACTCCATCGGGATAGGTTAGATTCGTCGCCGGAAATTATCCGAGTAGAGCACAACAAAATTGGGGTCTAAATAGCTCAACGTACGTAGAGGAGCTTTACCGTTCATGCTAGTAAACCTGGAAGTTAAATGGCACAATGAATAATGTGCGTCGTGAACACTTACAAAAGTAAGGCAAGATCTTCCATTGGGCTCCAGCGATAGTGGTCTGCGTAATGCGAGTGTGATGGTTTCGGTGGAATCCTAGTGCGGGTTGACACTCGTGGAACGGACATCACTTGTCTAGCGGGCTAAATGGCTCAGGGAATAAAACTAGTCATCGGTTTTTGGTGGGAATCTACCGTCGAGATCTTTCCTTCAGAGGAAACCAGGTGCACCACCGGAGGCTATCCGAAGCTGAGTGCTAAAATACTCGAATCAGAAGACACAGTGAAGATAGAACAACAAACACAAAATACATCTAAATCGGAGAGAAAATCTTGCGTGTGCTATGAAGCTCCATGACAGGTGCCTATATTTGCAGAAGACCTGAGAAGATCATTTATGGACAGTGGACAGTGACCAAGGTACAGCAACTAACAATACGAACGATTAACATTTAAGAGCAAGTGCAAAAGCATTGTCCCTCCAGAAGTAATAACTAACGGTGGGCCCAGGAGGATGCGAATATGGGGAAATGTCGATAGACTTACTATAAAGTATTACAGTAAGAATTTGACACAATCACGAAAAATCTTCAGTATTTCAGCGAATTTTATACTATTTTAATAAGACACTCTAAAAATCGAATCCTCAATGAGAAAATTATACGCGTGCAACACAACTATGTTAAAAAATCATATaagtctttatttttttctctgatCTGACATGACtaaatttcaatttattctaaaacgattttttcttaCTTTCGCAGGAGCTGATCACATCATCCACCGATAGTCGTCCCCACTGGTGAACTCAACTTGTTTCGCAGTTTCCAGGACGACCGACCGAAGTGATTTGCGTATTGGCGCCTTACCAGCAGCCTACTTTGGTGTGCGCAGAGAAACTTTCGTTGAGACAGTACTAGTGACCGAATAAGAAAATGGGTTCCGTCGAATGTCCCGTTTGCACGCTATATCTCCGGGCCGATATGAGCCTGGAGGAACATTTGGAGACACATCCAACGGATAAGGTCATCAAAGCTTTGGTGGCGATGGCTACAAAGAATTCATCCTCGCCAGCTCATGCACCACAATCATCTCCCGTTGTCTCGGTAGTTCCAGCGAGCAACACAGCAACTGCGTTGGAATTCACTTCGATACCGGGATGTAGCTCACGTTCTCAAACACCACCGAATGCACTCATGTACCATTCCAGCGGATACGAATCGATAAAACAGACAGCTCCTCGGCAACCGCCACCCCCACCACCTCCAGCACCGATGGTTACCAACGCGGTCCCTACTGCAATAACCGTTGTGAAGACTTCAGATGTTGGCTACCCGATCAACAACGTCATGATCGTTAAAAGTTGTAGTACCAAATTCCTTCAACAGATGGCCTCGGGTAGTGGCAACCCTGTTGGAGCAGGAAACAGTCTGTCGTCAGCTACATACGCTGCTGCTCCAATTAGTGGCAAAGGAATGTTCATCGAATCAGAACGAGGAGGTTCCAGCGAAAATAAAACTGCATCCATTACCGTTCGTCGACAGCTTGCCCCCTCCCTTTATCCACGATACACGAATGAGCTCTATTCTGGCCCACCCCCACCGTACAGTACAGCAATATCCTCTACAATATCTACCGGAACCCAGCTGCAGCAATCGTCAATCACAGAATATGGCTCCAAGTACGAACAGAAACAGCTTAATCATTTACAACCATCTTTCTACGTTAGTGCGCCGTCAGCAAAACAGCATACAATGCAAACTGCTCCGACGATTACAATATCCCAGCAACAGCAATTCTATCAAACGCATCAACCTCCGCCACCACCACCTTCAATGTTGAATCAACCATCAGTCGGTATCCATCAACAGCATCAGCAATTCCAAGCATCGACCTCCAGTTTCAGGACACACAATTTTCTGCAAGCTCAGTATACGGAAAAAGAAGATGGAAACTTTCTGGTCACTGAGAATCCGAAGAAAATTGTCGAATATACGGAGAATGATGAAGGAGACTTCATGGTGATTGAGAAAATCATCAAATCACCACCAAGAGTTGTGCAATTTGGTGATCCAACAGCTAAAGAAGAACCACAACCTCCGGACGAAGAGAGTCAAGAACAACAGGAAGAAGAGAAGGTCGACGAGGAAGAATATGAGATGGAAATCGATGAGGAGGAATCGTACGAGGAGGGACAGACTAACAATGAACAGACGGAGCAACCGAACACCATAGAAATAGTGGAGGATGACGATGGCTCTTTCAACGATAATCGGAGTCGCTTCAACTTCAAGGACATGCCAAAACCGATGCTCATCGGTAGTATTGGAAGTGGCAAAAACTGCAATAAATTCAACTTTATTGTTGAAGCATCTCCCTTAAGTTCTGGTCATTCCTCAAACAATTACTACACACCCAAAAGGAAACCTGCCAGTGGTTTGAAAGTACTGAGCAACGTTAAAGTTACTACTGATTTGTCTCAAGGCATTAAAGATATTATCCTCAACTTGAATTGTAAAAGCAAAACCGCAAGTGTTGCAGGAAGCAGCGGGCATCACGTCAGTGTGGACGGAATCAATACGTCCCGCATTGCGGGGGTGAAGCCAGCGGCGGTAGTTAATAACAATTGCCAAAACGAGCTTATCATAAATTCCGGAAGTAATATGCCACCGATTGATCTCACTAATGTAAACGACATAGAAATCATTAACGAAGACGAAGAGGATATTCGTGCTGGTGAAGACGAAGAGTGCTACATTGGATCAATGGAAGTTAAAGCATCCAACTCTGAGCGTGATTCGTTCAGTCAAGAAACGGTAGAGGCGTGTGCATCTCCCACAGGTTCAGGCCTACGTATGACCCCGACACCATCGGTAATTACCAGTGTCATCCGTATGACACCTCACACATCTCCGGTAGTCGTTTCCTCAGCACCGTCTCCACCGATGCAACCAACTGAACCTCCCGCAGTACAAGTCGCCGAATCACAAGATTCAGATATGCCACCAACAACTGCGACTTCTTCGTTTGAATGCTGCTCCTCCGCTGATGCAAGTGGAAAACCAAGTGGATCACCGGTGCAACCTAAGAAAATATCAACACATCAGCAGCCACACGCCTATACAACGGGGCCTCTTTTCAACAAACAACCAAAAAAACTCACCGTCAAACTGAAAACACCACTTCCGCCAGTGTCACCGAAAACACCACCGCTAATTCCAACACGTCAAACAGATGAGTCCACTGTTCCGATGATTGTACCGAAGATCGAACGCTTCTCATACGATCCCGTAGAAAACCATCCGCCAGTACAATCAAAGTCAGAATCTTCAGATCTTATCAGCGCTCCTGGCGATGATGACAGCCCATCGTCGTCGTTGGAACAGCACGAGGATAACAATGAAAACAAGTTTTCTACTATAAGCAACAAATTAGTGCAATCTCAGGTAAGTTTAAAAATGTGCACATAGTTTTCAACCAAACTAAGTACCACATTCCCATTCCTCAGGTTTCACTCAGCTCGTCGTTCATCGGCGAATCAGCCACAGATATTTCAACCGAAACCATAACGACGACTACGTTAATCACGACCAAGGTTGAACAGGATTCCCAACTTTCCGAAACGATCATCTTTACGCAGTCATCGTCACGCTGCAGCAGTAATGGACCCCCATCGGTAGCGCCTAATTACGACGAATGTGACAACAAACCATCAGTtaacccatcatcatcatcatcacattCACCGCATGAAGTTACTCAATGCGATGCTGATGAGGAAATTGAATGCTATAAAATCACCTTCATCGATGACGAAGTAGCGGCGACCTCGGATAGCCAACCGAAGTCCGAAACGAGCGATGCGGTCGCTGCACATGAGGTCGTAGCTCAAAGTTCTGACTGTAGTAACGATAGTGGCGAAACCAAACCGAAACTGGTGAAAGATGAAAAAGTGGATGGAGTTGATGTTTATTCCATGTCTAACTACAGTGGCTCACAAATAGAGCAAACGGCGAATTCTGcttctccttcttcttcgccaaACTCCGATCAACCGGAttctattttgaaaaattgtatcaaaattgaaaaagtggAAAAGATTGATAAGAGAGCACTGGAAGAGTTGGTAGCGAACGCCACTATAAGTGGGAGGAAGATAGACTATAAAGTTGCAAAAATTGAACCATCTGCCACTGTTACGTCGGCTTCTGCGTGCGACTATCAGAAAGATCAAAAGGATCTTCTAGAGGCTGGACCTTCGAGCGCGTTGAACAATGTTAACAGTCGCAGCAGCGGTGGAAATGGTAATGCTCGACCGGAAACTTCGGGACCTACTTTTCTGGAGTATAGTGTTGAATATGACGATTACGTTCCGGTCGCAAGCTACGGTTTGCCACCGGAACAAATTCCTCTTTCGTGGGTGCAAAAGTTTAGCCCCCAGTATACACCGTTCGACGATCAGAATTCCTACATGGATCTGGATATGTGCAGCAATAAAACTAATTCCAACAGTGCTGGAGGGAGTAGCGCAACCTGCGCTAGCGGTAGCGGAAGTTTAGCGAGTCGCATCGATACCAGCCTGGACCGGGCTCCGTCGGCGGAGAGCTTGAACATTAGAACTGATGAAAAAATGCCTGCCAAGGGGGAAATATCCGAGCAGGAGAGCAACGGAGATATGGAGTTGTCGTGGAACAGGGTGAGTATGGTATAGTTAAGCGGGGATACTCAGTTTGGTATGAGAAATATTTGATAGGGCCTTTGGCATAATTAAATATGTAATGAAGGCAATTTGACAAAATGAAATCTTTATAACATGGGGGAGAGTAGTGCTTATGCACTTCTTTTGGTTCCAGACCTAGCTGGTCATACTAGTTCGCTGATCTCATATCCGCCATATAACTCCTGCTGCTGCGCACTCCTATGCTTTGGCAGGATGTTGTACATGCACTCTGCGTTGATCAGTTGGATACCGATGTCGACCAAGCGATTGCGGTTGGAGGGTGACTTCCGGTTAACTAATGTCACAACGACCTTAAATTGGAGGCTTGTCGCGATCAGGggccttctagtcactaggtgacgtgactgtaagaatagggccccagtgctactcggcgtagttcTCGAGGGTGGACCTGCCTACCTCAGCTGGGAGTCTCAACGCAAGAATGTCTCCCATTATCATTAACAAACGCGTTATTCTTGCTTCGATGCTTTTTGGTAGAGTGCCGCGGTCTGCCCAACGATTCCGGGTAGAGGATTGCTTCCGGTTCATTGACTCCGACGACTCAAGCCGGTGATTTGTTACAGACTACTCGGAacagtccccgacggtggatctttccgatcctgacgaagagttccccgacaGTAACAGATCTTCTCAACTCGATGCTACCCGGGCAGAGGTGGACGTCGATCCTGCGATTCTTGGTGCAGGCTTAGTTCTAAATGGCAGGGGCCTCGACGACCATTTGCCGGAGCTACTTCACGATCTACGCAAACTAGTCCCCGGCCATGGACCCAGCCAattccgacggagaaattttcTGACGTCAAAAGTTCTCTCAAAACCattatctcgatgctggtcgttcaggtgccgaggtcagtcctgaGATTCCGGAAGGACTATGGACTTCCGGTTCTCAGGTATCCCGACGACCAATCGTCGACGATGCGTGTGCTCAGTCCAGTCCACGGCGGTGGATCTAACCTACTCTGGTCGCGCCCGCTGGTCTACTTTAGCTCTCTTCCGCAGACTGACTTGTCGAGTGCCAAGGTTGGTACGGCGATTCCAGTTGGAGTGTAACTTCCAATTCATCGGTGCCTCGGCGATCCGAAGCCGTGTACTGCTACGTTGCTGGTCGTTGCTTTTCTCGCCATCTTCGTTGCAACGCTGAAATAATCTGAACGACTGTTCTGTTCACCGTGTACCATTTTTCTTTGTCCGCGCGTATTCTTTGAACAATATTGTTTATGTTAACGTCCTCACCAATAATGGTTCTCATTTCGTTTTGCTCGTGCTCTAATcgcgggcattcgaagaccacgtgctcaGGGTTTTCCTCGCGTGATCCAAGCTATTAAGATAC is part of the Topomyia yanbarensis strain Yona2022 chromosome 1, ASM3024719v1, whole genome shotgun sequence genome and encodes:
- the LOC131685073 gene encoding uncharacterized protein LOC131685073 → MGSVECPVCTLYLRADMSLEEHLETHPTDKVIKALVAMATKNSSSPAHAPQSSPVVSVVPASNTATALEFTSIPGCSSRSQTPPNALMYHSSGYESIKQTAPRQPPPPPPPAPMVTNAVPTAITVVKTSDVGYPINNVMIVKSCSTKFLQQMASGSGNPVGAGNSLSSATYAAAPISGKGMFIESERGGSSENKTASITVRRQLAPSLYPRYTNELYSGPPPPYSTAISSTISTGTQLQQSSITEYGSKYEQKQLNHLQPSFYVSAPSAKQHTMQTAPTITISQQQQFYQTHQPPPPPPSMLNQPSVGIHQQHQQFQASTSSFRTHNFLQAQYTEKEDGNFLVTENPKKIVEYTENDEGDFMVIEKIIKSPPRVVQFGDPTAKEEPQPPDEESQEQQEEEKVDEEEYEMEIDEEESYEEGQTNNEQTEQPNTIEIVEDDDGSFNDNRSRFNFKDMPKPMLIGSIGSGKNCNKFNFIVEASPLSSGHSSNNYYTPKRKPASGLKVLSNVKVTTDLSQGIKDIILNLNCKSKTASVAGSSGHHVSVDGINTSRIAGVKPAAVVNNNCQNELIINSGSNMPPIDLTNVNDIEIINEDEEDIRAGEDEECYIGSMEVKASNSERDSFSQETVEACASPTGSGLRMTPTPSVITSVIRMTPHTSPVVVSSAPSPPMQPTEPPAVQVAESQDSDMPPTTATSSFECCSSADASGKPSGSPVQPKKISTHQQPHAYTTGPLFNKQPKKLTVKLKTPLPPVSPKTPPLIPTRQTDESTVPMIVPKIERFSYDPVENHPPVQSKSESSDLISAPGDDDSPSSSLEQHEDNNENKFSTISNKLVQSQVSLSSSFIGESATDISTETITTTTLITTKVEQDSQLSETIIFTQSSSRCSSNGPPSVAPNYDECDNKPSVNPSSSSSHSPHEVTQCDADEEIECYKITFIDDEVAATSDSQPKSETSDAVAAHEVVAQSSDCSNDSGETKPKLVKDEKVDGVDVYSMSNYSGSQIEQTANSASPSSSPNSDQPDSILKNCIKIEKVEKIDKRALEELVANATISGRKIDYKVAKIEPSATVTSASACDYQKDQKDLLEAGPSSALNNVNSRSSGGNGNARPETSGPTFLEYSVEYDDYVPVASYGLPPEQIPLSWVQKFSPQYTPFDDQNSYMDLDMCSNKTNSNSAGGSSATCASGSGSLASRIDTSLDRAPSAESLNIRTDEKMPAKGEISEQESNGDMELSWNRLYPVHENIPIYPSSYDLSTAQECWNLSNRNHSGSHNTSSNSSNNNSTGAQAGTSTVSGAHQDRNASHHPYHHIYHPSQGINFQFPQHDQHRHAGDNGDDQVDDKSKILLDYGAGNSGVNYHGVGTSNAGMLPDECSRKLAKIRSYRCSECPKSFALLKQRRAHMLSEHNIDGKENVLGPITASGTSGVSSTITSGSALGFFSGPGEGSSTAILNKKIKIEPQPMLMSYSSLKQELEQKQEEGIAASELPGPSGMLASSSNVPASGEVRRKRTYVCGTCKQEFDRFKLFNAHLMTHPAECYTCGRSFRHWPNFALHIKRHLGIKDHQCRLCGKKFVIKQKLIEHMRVHTGKAPIKCPDCDQHFRRFSNLAQHRNRHHLNKIPSKKDFVCHCGEVFQSKAKMEWHKEIHENRPKSCPFCREKFIHKNSLTRHIRLSHTEKYVKLEIETETCTICNQPYIKTSMKRHMETHTEERMAYSCTICNKLFSTNWNLKQHKWTHANPTLKPFQCNMCSSGFVREADYITHMNAHKSIRPYTCNHCGCQFIRKYNWIRHTREHETDKNYTCEICGRKFHRKYYLTEHKRIHTGERPFSCNICGKTSSTKTNHNKHIKIHHARDPLTAEG